AATTCACGGTGCAGAGCCCGGATGCGGCCAGCATCGCCAAGGTGACGCTGATCCGGCTGGGGTCTCCCACCCACGCGTTCGACATGAACCAGCGCTTGAACGTGCTGCCGTTCACGCGTGGGGCGGGCACGGTGAGCGTCACCACCCCGGCCAATGCCAATCTGGCGCCGCCCGGGCACTACATGCTGTTCATCGTCAACGGCAGCGGCGTGCCGTCCGTCGGCAGCATTGTGCGGATCAGCGGCACGGCGCCACCGCCGCCACCACCTCCGCCGCCGCCGCCTGCTCCGCCACCGGGGCCTGGCACCGGCTGTGGGCCCGAATGGAATCCAAGCACGCGCTATGTGGGCGGCGAGAGGGTGACCAGGCTGGGCAAGACCTACATTGCCAGGGTGGTGAGTGACTCGGTGTGGAATGTGGGCTCGCCGCCGGAATGGACCCCTGCTTACTGGGACCCCGCGACTTGCACGACGCCCGCGCCGGCACCGGCACCTGCCCCTGCCCCTGCACCTGCACCTGCACCTGCACCTGCACCTGCACCTGCACCTGCACCGGGGCAGGCCTGTGTGCCCTATCCCAACTGGGACCCGAACAGGCGCTATGTGGGCGGCGAACGGGTGACGAGGCTGGGCAACTACTACATTGCCAGGGCGGTGGGTGCCTCGGTGTGGAACGTGGGCTCACCGCCGGAGTGGACACCCAGCTACTGGGACGTCACGACCTGCCCGCCGACCGGGCCGGCACCGGCACCGGCACCGGCACCAGCGCCAGCACCAGCACCAGCACCAGCACCAGCACCAGCACCGGGGCAGGCCTGTGTGCCTTATCCCAACTGGGACGCGAACCTGCGCTATGTGGGCGGCGAGAAAGTAACGAGGCTGGGCAACTACTACGTTGCGAAGGTGGTGGGGGCGTCGGTGTGGAATGTGAATTCGGCGCCCGAGTGGACCCCCAGCTACTGGGGACCCACGACCTGCCCTTGAGCGCGGGGAAGAAGTGCGACCAAGGCCCGCCCGGCCCGGGCACGTCCCGCGCTGCCCGAGTGCGCGTCCGTCAACCCGCGCAGTCCCGTTCACATCGCCGCTGGGCGTGACTTAAGCTTGGGGCATGGGCGCCCCTTACGTTCCACAGCTCAGGCTCTACCAACATTGGCTGCGCGAGCAGCGCGGCCTCGCGTTCGCTTCGTACGACGAGCTGTGGCGCTGGTCGACCTCGGACCTGTCCGCCTTCTGGCAATCGGTGTGGGACTATTTCGAGCTGCACTCGCCGACCCCCGCGCAGTCGGTACTGGCCGAGGAGAAGATGCCGGACACACGCTGGTTCGAGGGCGCAAGCTTCAACTACGTCCACCAGCTGCTGCGGCACGTGGACGCCGCGGATGCGGCGGGCCTGCCGGCCGTCGTGGCGCGCAACGAAGCCGGCGAGCAGCGCGAGGTCGGCTGGCGCGAGCTTCGCGCGCAGGTCGCCGCGCTGGCGCTGCACCTGCGGGCGCAGGGCGTGCAGCCGGGTGATCGCGTGGCGGCCTACCTGCCGAACGTCCCGGAAACCGTGGTGGCCTTCCTGGCGACCGTCAGCATCGGCGGCGTGTGGAGCCTGTGCGCCCCCGACATGGGAACGAACGCGGTGCTCGACCGCTTCAAGCAGATCGAGCCCAAGGTGCTGATCGCCTGCGACGGCGTGCGCTACGCCGGCAAGGCGATCGACCGGGTCGAGGTGGTGGCGCAGTTGCGCGCCGGCCTGCCCAGCGTCACGCACCTGGTGTTGCTCGAGGCCCTGGGCGCCGATGCCGCGGCGCTCGCGCCCTGCGCCGACTTCACCCAGGCCGCCGCGCAACGAGGCGCCGAGGTCGACGCCTTCGAGCCGGTCTGGCTGCCGTTCGACCATCCGCTGTGGATCGTGTATTCCAGCGGCACCACCGGATTGCCCGAGCCCATCGTGCACGGCCACGGCGGCACGGTGCTGGTCGCGCTCGTGCTGACGGTGCTGCATGACGACATCGGCTGCAGCTACCAGGCGAACAGCTTCGGCGAGCGCTACCACTGGTACAGCTCCACCGGCTGGGTGATGTGGAACGCCCAGGTCGCGGGCCTGCTCAACGGCACCACGATCTGCATCTACGACGGCAGCCCGAGCGGCCCCAAGGACAAGCCGGACTGGGGCGTGCTGTGGCGCTTCGCCGCCGAGGTGGGCGCCACCTTCTTCGGCGCCGGCGCCGCGTTCTTCGCCAACTGCATGAAGGCGGGCCTGGAGTTGGCGGCCTGCGGTGACCTGCGGCGCGTGCGCGCGCTCGGCACCACCGGCTCGCCGCTCAGTGCCGACGTGCAGCACTGGGGCAGCGCCCAGTTCCGCGGCCTCGGCACCCCCGACATCTGGTGGTGCAACATCTCCGGCGGCACCGACTTCGCCGGCGCGTTCATCGGCGGCAACCGCGAGCTGCCGCAGTTGCCCGGCGAGATGCAATGCCGCCTGCTCGGTTGCGCGGTCGAAGCCTGGAACGAGGCGGGCCAGCCGGTGGTCGATGAAGTGGGCGAGCTGGTGTGCACCAAGCCGATCCCCTCGATGCCGCTGTTCTTCTGGGGCGACGAGGGCGGCCGGCGCTACCTCGGCAGCTATTTCGACACCTACCCCGGCGTCTGGCGCCACGGCGACTGGCTCAAGGTCACGCCGGCCGGCGGCTGCATCATCTATGGCCGCAGCGACGCCACCATCAACCGCCACGGCCTGCGCATGGGCACCAGCGAGCTGTATCGGGCGGTCGAGGCGCTGCCCGAGGTGCTGGACTCGATGGTGGTCGACCTCGAGTACCTGGGACGCCCCAGCTGGATGCCGCTGTTCGTGGTGCTGCGCGAGGGCCAGGCCCTGGACGCGGCGATGAAAGCGAAGATCAACGGCGCGATCCGCGACGCGCTCTCGCCGCGCTTCCTGCCCGACCAGGTCTATGCGGTCGCCCAGATTCCGCGCACCCTGTCCGGCAAGAAGCAGGAGCTGCCGATCAAGAAGCTGCTGCTCGGCCAGCCGATCGAAAAGGTGCTCAACCAGGACGCGATGGCCAATCCGGAATGCCTGGCCTGGTATGTCGAGCTGGCGCGCGAGCGCAGCGCCAGCTGACACTAGCGCGTGGTGGCGGGCCGGCGGTTCACCAGCACGATGCCCAGCGCCACGCCCGCCAGCGCCAGCACCAGTTGCGCCGTCAGCGGCTCGCGCAGCAGGGCGACGCCGAACACCAGCGCGAACACCGGCGTGAGGAAGGTGAACGAGGACATCTGCGTGGCCGGGTAGTGCCGCAGCAGCCACATCCAGGCCAGGTAGCTGGCGAAGGCGCCGATCACGGTCTGCACCGCCAGCGAGCTCCAGGCGTAGGCCGAATACTGCAGCGACCAGCTTTCGCCCAGCGCCAGCGACAGCAGCGGCGCCACCGCCGCGGTCACCGCCACCTGGTAGAACAGGGTCTTCTCGGCGCTCGCCGTGGCCATGGCGCTCGCGCGGATCACCAGGGTCGTCAGGCCCCACAGCACGCCCGCCGCCAGCGCCAGCGCGTCGCCGCGCAGGTGGCGCGCCGTGGCGCCGCCGGCGAAGCCCTCGCTGAAGGCGACGGCGACGGCGGCGAATGCGATCAGCAGCCCCGTCCACTGCACTGCGCGCAAGGTCTCCGAAGGCACCAGCCGCGGCAGCAGCGCCGCCACCACGAAGGGCGAGGTGTAGAGGAAGACCGTCAGGCGCGAGGCGGTGGTCTCGCGCAGCCCCAGGTAGATGCAGCTGAATTCGGCGGCGAACAGCAGGCCGGCCAGCAGGCCGGGGCCCAGGGTGCCGTCGCGCGCGAACAGCGGGACCCGGCGCGCCAGGCACCAGAGCCACAGCAACAGGGTGGCGCCGGCGAAGCGGATCGCCGCCTGCCATAGCGGCGGCACTTCACCGACGGTGGTCTTGATCAGGATTTGCTGGAAGCCCCAGAACAGGCAGCACGCCAGCAGCAGTGAGATCGCGAGTGAATCGAGGTGCGCCTTTCTTGCGGTCATCGAGCGATGTTAGCGACGGCGCCCGAAACGCGCTGTCGGCTAGGAGTCTCCCGGACTCAGAGCGGGTGCTCGGTGTAGTAGCGTCCGCCGTGGAACAGCAGCGGCGAGGCCCCGGCGCGCCAGCTGCAGCGCTCCACTTCGCCGACGAAGATCACGTGGTCGCCTTCCTCATAGCGGCTGCGGTTGAAGCACTCGAAGGTCGCGGCCGCGCCTTCGAGCAGCGGCGCGCCGCCGTTGCCTTCGATGAAGCTCACGCCGCTCCAGCGGTCGTTGCCGCGCGAGGCAAAGCGCTCCGCCAGCGCCTTCTGCTCGCGGGCCAGCACGTTGATCGCGTAGTGCGAGCCGGCACGGAACACCGCCAGCGACGCCGCCGCCTGCGCCAGGCTCCAGAGCACCAGCGGCGGCGCGAGCGACACCGAATTGAAGGAGTTGGCGGTCAGGCCGATCACCTGGCCGTCGGCGGCGCGCGCGGTCACGATGGTCACCCCGGTGGCGAACATGCCGAGGGCGGTGCGGAACTCCAGCGCCGAGAAGCCGGGCGGCGTGGCTTTGATGGGCGGGCTCATGGCCATGCGGGGCCTCAGGCGGCCTGCGGCGACCACTTGTCGCCGGGCGCGCCGAAGCCGTAGAAATGGAAAGCCATCTGCGGCTGGCGGCCGCTGATGAGTTCGGCGATGGCCTTGCCGGAACCGGCGCCGTGCGTCCAGCCCAGCGTGCCGTGCCCCGCGTTGACCCACAGCCGCGCGACCCGCGTGCGCCCGATGTAGGGGATGTTGGTGGGCGTGGCCGGGCGCAGGCCCGCCCAGTAGCGCGGGTTGCCGCCCTCGCTCTCGCCGCGGGTGTCGCAGACGCCCGGCAACACTTTCTCGACGCGGTCGGCCAGCATGCGGCAGCGCGCCTTCGCCAGCGGCGTGTCCAGCGACAGGTCATAGCCCGACAGCTCGATGGTGCCGGCCACCCGCAATTCGTCGCCCAGCCGGCTGATCGCGCACTTCACCTCGTCGTCGATGGTGCTGACGTAAGGCGCGAGTTCCGGCTTGAGCAGCCGGAACGTCGCGCTGTAGCCCTTGCCCGGATAGATCGGCAGGTCGACGCCCGCGCCGCGCAGCAGCCCGGCGCTGTGGGAGCCGGAAGCCACTACGACCGCCTCGGCCGACAGGCGCTGCACCTCGCCGCTGCGGCGGTCGCGCGTCTCCACCGCGGCCAGCTCGCCGCCGCGCTGGTCCAGGCGCAGCACATCGTGTTCGTAGAGAAACTGCACCCCGCGCGCCGCGCACAGCCGGGCGAGCTGCTCGGTGAACAGGCGCGCGTCGCCGCTCTCGTCGCTGGCGGTGTAGGTGCCGCCGACGATCGCGTGCGCGAAGGGCCGGAAGGCCGGCTCGATGGCGAGCAGCTCCTCGCGCGTCACGACCTTGCGCTCCACGCCGAACTTCTGCATGAGCTGCGCCGCGCGGGCGGCGTCCTCGAACGAGCGCGGATCGGTGAAGTAGTGCGCGATGCCGCGCTCCAGGCGCTGGTACTCGATGCCGGTCGCGCGCACGATGTCCTTCAGCGCCGCGTGGCTGTAGGCGCCCAGCGCCACCAGCTGCCGCACGTTGCGCTCGAACGCGGTGTCGTTGCACTGGGCCAGGAACTTCAGGCCCCAGCGCCACTGCCGCCAGTCCAGGCGCGGCCGGAACAGCAGCGGCGCGTCGCTGCGAAACATCCACTTGAGCAGCTTGGCCGGCGCATGCCGGTTGGCCCAGGGCTCGCAATAGCTCACCGAGATCTGCGCTGCATTGGCGAAGCTGGTTTCGCGCGCGGCATCGGGCTGGCGGTCCACGACAGTGACGTCATGGCCGCGCTCCTGCAAGTGCCAGGCGCTGCTGATGCCGATGATGCCGGCGCCGAGGACAAGAACTCTCATGCGACAGGTAGGAACGCCCCAGGCCTCGTGGGCAGGGGCGACATCACACTGTAAGGCAAAACGCGGCGCCGGCGGCGCGGGCGCGGAGCGCCGCCCGAGGATCAGTCGTTGCGCGCGAGCAGCGTCTCGCGCAGGGCCTGCGCCTTGGCCTCGTCGTACTTGCCTTCGGCCCGCGCCAGCACCTTGCCCTGGCGATCCAGCACCAGGATCGAGGCGCGCTCGGTGCCGGAGATGCCGGCCGCGCGCGCGAAGGCCTGGCGGTCGGTGAAGACCGGCACCAGCCGCGAACGCTCGGACTCCGACGGATGGCGTGCGAGCAGTTTGTTCTCGATCGCAGTGCGCGCGCTCTCGCTGCCCGGGTCGTTCACCACCGACATCCGGAACCACGGGATGCTGGTGTCCTGATCCAGGCGCAGGCCCTGGATCCAGCTGTCGATCTCGGCGCGCTGGTGGCGCGTGAAGGCGACAAGCGCAAGCGTGCGCTCCGCCGGGAGCTGGTGCGGCAGCACCACCTGCTGCTGGTCCAGCCGCTTGGCGAAGAGCGTCGGCAGCCGCCCCATCACGTTGGTTTCGCTGGGCGCTGCCAGTGCCAGGGCCAGGGCCACACTCACGGCGGCCAGCCATGACAGCGTCGGGGTCCAGATCGTTCTTCTCATCGTGGCCTCCACGCAGTGCAGTGTTCCACACGGGGTTCAGCTGCATCTCATCGCTTGTGTAAAGACCACAAGGCAAGGTGTAGATGAAAGTAACCCGTACCGGGTGTGCTGCACGCAAGATGCGCGCCTTCGGTCAGCGATGAGGCGCGCCCAAGTCCAGTACGAGGTGGGGGCGAAAGCCGTCCTGCTCGCCCTTGGCGGCATACCCCAGCGTGTTGGCGACCACCCGGCACCCGGCTTCGATGTAGTTCTGCTGGCAGTGCAGATGGCCGTGCAGCCACCATTGCGCCTGGGCCAGGAACGCCGGCAGCGCATTGCAGAAGCCGGCCGTGCCGGGCGTCAGCCCATAACGGGGATCGGCGCTGCGCAGGCTCGGTGCAAAGTGCGTCACCACCACGGTGCAGCCGTCGAACGGTGCCACCAGCGCCTCGCGCAGCCAGTCCTGACACAGCAGGGCCTGTTCGCGCCAACCTTCGGCCAGCCAGGCTTCCCCCCGGCGCGTGGTGCCGGCCTTGCGCAGGTAGTAGTTGGCGGCCCGGAAGGCTTTCTCGCGCTTTCGCAGCAACTGCGCCGGGCTCTGGGCCGCCCGGTCCTCGGCCGTCGCCAGCGCATCGAAGTCGGTCCATAGCGTGGTGCCGATGAAGCGCACGCCGTCGAGCATCAGCGTCTCGCGCTCCAGCCAGATCATCCCCAGGCGCTCGCAGGTTTCGCGCAAGCGCGCATGCGCTTCGTCGAAATCGAAGCAGTCGTACTCGTGGTTGCCCGGCACGAACAGTACCGGCGTGGGCCAGCCGTGGCGCGGGGAAAAGCGCGCCAGGCCAAAGTCGTCGCCGCTCAGCCGGCTGCCGCCCTGGTAGGAGCCGATGTCCCCGGCCAGCACCAGCAGCTCGGCGCCGGGCGCCGGCGTAGGCCGCACGTCCGGCTGGACTTCGAGGTGCAGGTCGGACAGCAGCTGGATCTTCACGGCGCCTATTGTGCGAGGCGCCGCGGCAGAGCTCGCGGGGTGCCGATGTGGGCTGCGCAAGCCCTCATGCCGCAACGGCATCGGGCCGAGCCCGGTCGTGGCTTGCATTCCTAGGGAAAACCCTTATGCTTAAGTCATCCTGGACTAGCGCCAGACTTCCCCGAGAAAAACCTATGTACGCCCTGTTTGCCCAGATCTTCCGGCTGATGGCTCCCACGCGGGGTCGCCTCGGCCATGCCGCGATTCCCCGACTGCTGCTGGAGCGGGCCGAAGCCCGGGCCGGCAACAACCCGCGCCAGGCGGCCGAGCTGCGGGGGGCCGCGCTGGCCTACCTGCGCGTCGTGCGCTGACGCGTTTCAGGCGAAAGCCTTCCTGGAGGCGGCGGCCACGGCCAGCCGCAGCCAGGCGTGGTCGCTGCGCTGGCCCTGCCGCCGGTGCCACAGCGAATCCACGTGCACCGGCGGGACCTCGAACGGCAGTTCGCGCAGCATCAGCTGGTCGGCGATGCCAGTGACGTTGATGAAGTGGCTGGGCAGGACCGTCAGCAGGTCCGAGTTGGCGACCACCCGTCCCGCCGTGAAGAACTGATTCACCGTCAGCACCACGCGCCGCTTCTTGCCGAGCGAGGCCAGCGCCTCGTCCACCAGGCCGAATGGCCGCCCCGAGAAGCTCACCAGCAGGTGATGCGCCTTGCAGTAGCGCTCCACCGTGAGCGGCCCCCGGGCCAGCGGGTGGCCCTTGCGCATCACGCAGACATAACGGCCGTCGTACAGCCGCTCGTGAGCGAAGGGCGCCAGCCCGGCCTGCTGCTCCTGGGCGGTGAGGTCGGCCAGCACCGCAGGAAAAAACCCCGCCGCCAGATCCACCTGGCCCTCGTCGAGCAGGCGCCGCGGATCGCGGGTGGTGAGCGGCAACACGCGCACCGATACGCCGGGTGCGTCGCGCTCGATGATCTCGACCAGGCCCGGCATCAGCTCCGCGGCGGTCGCATCCGCCATCGCCAACACGAAGCTGGTGACGGCCTGCGAGGCCACGAACTGACCCGGCGTGAGCGAGGTCTCCAGCTGACGCAGCGCATCGGCGACCGCCGGCCACAGCGCCAGCGCGCGCGGGGTCGGCTCCACGCCGTAGCCGCTACGCACCACCAGCTTGTCGCCCAGGGTCTCGCGCAGGCGGTTGAGCGCGTTGCTGACCGCCGGCTGGGTCATGGCCAGGTTGCGCGCCGCCCGCGTCAGGTTGCGCTCGGCCATCACCTGGTCGAACACGCGCAGGAGGTTCAGGTCGAGGGTGCGGAAGTTGAGCACTTTCATCATTGCCATGAATGATATGCATCACCAATCTAAATTGGAAATATATCAGTGCAAACCCTAGTATTTGGACAAGCGGCGAGGCATCTTGCCCCGCGATACCAAGGAGAAAACCATGACCAGCTTTGCCCATGTCGACTATCCCGCCCAGCATCCGGGCGTCGAGCGTGCCGAACGTGTCGTGGGCAGCGTCAAGCAGCTCGCGCGCGGCTTCGACGGCGCACGCACCGCCGCCACCCTGCTGCTGTCGGCCATCGTGGCGGCGCTGCTGGTGGTCGCGAACCAGGTCGTGGACACCTGGACCGAGGGCCATCTGCTGGTGGCCTGGATCGCCATGTGGACGGTGGCCTTTGCCGCGCTGGCCCTGCTGGCCGCGCCGGCACGCCATGCGGCCGCCCTGGCGCGCGGCGCGGTGAAGGCGTGGAATGCGGCACGCCGCCAGGCCGCCGCGGACGCGCAGTACTGGCAAGCCGCGCTGGCCGATGCCCGCATCATGGCTGACATCAGCCGCGCGATGAGCGCCGCCGCGGTGCGCGACATCCGCGCCTACTACTGAGAGCATGCAATGGCCGCCCTCTTGCTGATGCGACTGGCGGGCGGCGCCGTCCGCCTGCTGCCGGGCCCCTTGCACCGGGCGCTTGACGCCTGGTCCCTGCGCGTGGCGCGCAGGCGCCGGGAGCGAAGGTTCCAGGCCAGCGCGCGCAGCGCCGCCCACGCCAAGTAGACAGCGACCCCGCCTGAACAAAAAGGCCGTTCCTCTTGCCGAGGAACGGCTTTTTCATTGGCCGTGGCGTCAGCGTCAGCGCTGGCGCCGCAACCCGCTGTCCTGGACCAGTTCGCCGTCCTCTTTTTTGAAGGGTGCCAGCTTCGGGACGGGCAGCAGCTCCAGCACGGCCTCGGAGGGCCGGCACAGCCGGGTGCCCAGCGGCGTGCGGACGATGGGGCGGTTCATCAGGATCGGGTGCTGCTGGATGAAGTCCAGCAATTGCTCGTCGGTCCATTTGGGATCCGACAGGCCCAGCTCGCCGTACGGCGTGCCCTTCTCGCGCAGCAGTTCGCGCGCACCGATCCCCATCTCGCTCAGCAGCGCCCGCAGCTCATCGCGGGACGGCGGGGTCTTCAGGTACTCCACCACCCGGGGTTCGATCCCGGCGTGCCGGATGAGGGCCAGCGTGTTGCGACTGGTGCCGCAGCTCGGGTTGTGAAAGATGGTGACGTCTGGCATTGTCTTGAGCTCGCAAAAGGCGCAGCCTAGGCGGTGAGCTTCAGGCCCACGATGCCGGCCACGATCAGG
Above is a window of Ramlibacter tataouinensis DNA encoding:
- a CDS encoding acetoacetate--CoA ligase → MGAPYVPQLRLYQHWLREQRGLAFASYDELWRWSTSDLSAFWQSVWDYFELHSPTPAQSVLAEEKMPDTRWFEGASFNYVHQLLRHVDAADAAGLPAVVARNEAGEQREVGWRELRAQVAALALHLRAQGVQPGDRVAAYLPNVPETVVAFLATVSIGGVWSLCAPDMGTNAVLDRFKQIEPKVLIACDGVRYAGKAIDRVEVVAQLRAGLPSVTHLVLLEALGADAAALAPCADFTQAAAQRGAEVDAFEPVWLPFDHPLWIVYSSGTTGLPEPIVHGHGGTVLVALVLTVLHDDIGCSYQANSFGERYHWYSSTGWVMWNAQVAGLLNGTTICIYDGSPSGPKDKPDWGVLWRFAAEVGATFFGAGAAFFANCMKAGLELAACGDLRRVRALGTTGSPLSADVQHWGSAQFRGLGTPDIWWCNISGGTDFAGAFIGGNRELPQLPGEMQCRLLGCAVEAWNEAGQPVVDEVGELVCTKPIPSMPLFFWGDEGGRRYLGSYFDTYPGVWRHGDWLKVTPAGGCIIYGRSDATINRHGLRMGTSELYRAVEALPEVLDSMVVDLEYLGRPSWMPLFVVLREGQALDAAMKAKINGAIRDALSPRFLPDQVYAVAQIPRTLSGKKQELPIKKLLLGQPIEKVLNQDAMANPECLAWYVELARERSAS
- a CDS encoding DMT family transporter: MTARKAHLDSLAISLLLACCLFWGFQQILIKTTVGEVPPLWQAAIRFAGATLLLWLWCLARRVPLFARDGTLGPGLLAGLLFAAEFSCIYLGLRETTASRLTVFLYTSPFVVAALLPRLVPSETLRAVQWTGLLIAFAAVAVAFSEGFAGGATARHLRGDALALAAGVLWGLTTLVIRASAMATASAEKTLFYQVAVTAAVAPLLSLALGESWSLQYSAYAWSSLAVQTVIGAFASYLAWMWLLRHYPATQMSSFTFLTPVFALVFGVALLREPLTAQLVLALAGVALGIVLVNRRPATTR
- a CDS encoding flavin reductase family protein; its protein translation is MSPPIKATPPGFSALEFRTALGMFATGVTIVTARAADGQVIGLTANSFNSVSLAPPLVLWSLAQAAASLAVFRAGSHYAINVLAREQKALAERFASRGNDRWSGVSFIEGNGGAPLLEGAAATFECFNRSRYEEGDHVIFVGEVERCSWRAGASPLLFHGGRYYTEHPL
- a CDS encoding D-amino acid dehydrogenase; its protein translation is MRVLVLGAGIIGISSAWHLQERGHDVTVVDRQPDAARETSFANAAQISVSYCEPWANRHAPAKLLKWMFRSDAPLLFRPRLDWRQWRWGLKFLAQCNDTAFERNVRQLVALGAYSHAALKDIVRATGIEYQRLERGIAHYFTDPRSFEDAARAAQLMQKFGVERKVVTREELLAIEPAFRPFAHAIVGGTYTASDESGDARLFTEQLARLCAARGVQFLYEHDVLRLDQRGGELAAVETRDRRSGEVQRLSAEAVVVASGSHSAGLLRGAGVDLPIYPGKGYSATFRLLKPELAPYVSTIDDEVKCAISRLGDELRVAGTIELSGYDLSLDTPLAKARCRMLADRVEKVLPGVCDTRGESEGGNPRYWAGLRPATPTNIPYIGRTRVARLWVNAGHGTLGWTHGAGSGKAIAELISGRQPQMAFHFYGFGAPGDKWSPQAA
- a CDS encoding metallophosphoesterase, translating into MKIQLLSDLHLEVQPDVRPTPAPGAELLVLAGDIGSYQGGSRLSGDDFGLARFSPRHGWPTPVLFVPGNHEYDCFDFDEAHARLRETCERLGMIWLERETLMLDGVRFIGTTLWTDFDALATAEDRAAQSPAQLLRKREKAFRAANYYLRKAGTTRRGEAWLAEGWREQALLCQDWLREALVAPFDGCTVVVTHFAPSLRSADPRYGLTPGTAGFCNALPAFLAQAQWWLHGHLHCQQNYIEAGCRVVANTLGYAAKGEQDGFRPHLVLDLGAPHR
- a CDS encoding LysR family transcriptional regulator — its product is MKVLNFRTLDLNLLRVFDQVMAERNLTRAARNLAMTQPAVSNALNRLRETLGDKLVVRSGYGVEPTPRALALWPAVADALRQLETSLTPGQFVASQAVTSFVLAMADATAAELMPGLVEIIERDAPGVSVRVLPLTTRDPRRLLDEGQVDLAAGFFPAVLADLTAQEQQAGLAPFAHERLYDGRYVCVMRKGHPLARGPLTVERYCKAHHLLVSFSGRPFGLVDEALASLGKKRRVVLTVNQFFTAGRVVANSDLLTVLPSHFINVTGIADQLMLRELPFEVPPVHVDSLWHRRQGQRSDHAWLRLAVAAASRKAFA
- the arsC gene encoding arsenate reductase (glutaredoxin) (This arsenate reductase requires both glutathione and glutaredoxin to convert arsenate to arsenite, after which the efflux transporter formed by ArsA and ArsB can extrude the arsenite from the cell, providing resistance.) encodes the protein MPDVTIFHNPSCGTSRNTLALIRHAGIEPRVVEYLKTPPSRDELRALLSEMGIGARELLREKGTPYGELGLSDPKWTDEQLLDFIQQHPILMNRPIVRTPLGTRLCRPSEAVLELLPVPKLAPFKKEDGELVQDSGLRRQR